One Desulfovibrio fairfieldensis genomic window carries:
- a CDS encoding class I SAM-dependent methyltransferase: MEFGPGSGFNAVHTLQLEPARLLLVDGNPFGLDNCRELLTNTLHDMPRFSVNLDYILADFMEFATSERFDVVLCEGFLPLQLDPCAMLRRLASFTKPGGIVVCTCIDAVSYLPDLVRRACGQALVDPALPLQEQAAQIAPVFRSHFETLPNMSRPLNDWILDNVLHPFVGKLMSMHDAITALDDSFDVLGASPHFITDWRWYKDMTGSQSGINALARRAWMKNLHNFIDFSVILEERPEEENACLHDAAERFVACCFPFYESRAPQLLEDMAESVMFIADSVAGIGAPARSTAQKLRDAAQALRQSAQGKFPPHFGAFSTLFGRSQQYLSFVRIR, encoded by the coding sequence GTGGAATTCGGCCCCGGCAGCGGCTTCAATGCCGTACACACTCTGCAGCTCGAACCCGCCCGTCTTTTGCTGGTGGACGGCAATCCCTTTGGTCTTGACAATTGCCGCGAGCTGTTGACGAATACATTGCATGATATGCCTCGATTCTCTGTGAATCTGGACTATATTCTGGCCGACTTTATGGAGTTTGCCACCTCTGAACGTTTTGACGTAGTGCTCTGCGAAGGATTTTTACCGTTGCAGCTTGATCCCTGCGCCATGTTGCGCCGTCTGGCTTCTTTTACGAAACCAGGCGGCATTGTGGTGTGTACCTGCATCGACGCGGTTTCCTATCTGCCCGATCTCGTGCGGAGGGCTTGTGGGCAGGCTCTGGTCGACCCCGCTTTGCCGCTGCAGGAACAGGCGGCGCAGATCGCCCCCGTGTTCAGGTCGCATTTTGAAACCCTGCCCAATATGAGCCGGCCCCTCAATGACTGGATTCTGGATAATGTGCTGCACCCATTTGTGGGCAAACTCATGTCCATGCATGACGCCATCACAGCGTTGGACGACAGCTTTGATGTGTTAGGAGCTTCGCCGCATTTTATAACAGATTGGCGCTGGTACAAGGACATGACCGGCAGCCAGTCGGGCATCAACGCGCTCGCCCGGCGGGCATGGATGAAAAATTTGCATAATTTCATAGACTTCAGCGTGATTTTAGAGGAACGCCCCGAAGAAGAAAATGCATGTCTCCATGACGCCGCCGAACGTTTTGTGGCCTGCTGCTTTCCCTTTTACGAGTCCAGAGCCCCTCAGCTGCTGGAAGATATGGCGGAATCTGTGATGTTCATAGCGGACAGCGTGGCGGGTATCGGAGCGCCCGCCCGCAGCACGGCACAAAAGCTGCGGGATGCCGCGCAGGCCCTGCGCCAAAGCGCGCAAGGAAAATTTCCGCCGCATTTCGGGGCGTTTTCCACCCTGTTCGGGCGTTCGCAACAATATTTGTCTTTTGTAAGGATTCGATGA
- a CDS encoding class I SAM-dependent methyltransferase, whose translation MTTQAILPYDQVMFDDYAAFKPYMLGPRTSHALRADPRHLLFSLSRYKFCAKMLEGKERVLEVGCGDAFAAPIMLQTVGHLHCVDIEPRMIEQSIAANEFPDRLSFAVADITRQRPQGEFDAAISLDVLEHIPPDMEKKFLTNLVDCLTQHCVCIIGTPNIAADKYASALSRQGHVNLKSQNTLKDSLAPYFRHIFLFSMNDEVVHTGFAPMAHFLFAMCVEKC comes from the coding sequence ATGACCACACAAGCCATATTGCCCTATGATCAGGTGATGTTTGACGACTACGCAGCCTTTAAACCCTATATGCTCGGACCGCGTACCAGCCACGCCCTGCGCGCCGACCCGCGGCACCTGCTCTTTTCACTCTCCCGATACAAATTCTGCGCAAAAATGCTGGAAGGCAAAGAACGCGTTCTGGAAGTAGGCTGCGGCGACGCCTTTGCCGCGCCCATTATGCTACAAACAGTGGGACATTTGCACTGCGTGGACATAGAGCCGCGCATGATCGAACAAAGCATAGCCGCTAATGAATTTCCCGACCGACTCTCTTTCGCTGTTGCAGATATAACGCGGCAGCGTCCCCAAGGAGAGTTCGATGCCGCCATCAGTCTGGATGTGCTGGAGCATATCCCTCCGGACATGGAAAAAAAATTCCTGACGAATCTAGTGGACTGCCTCACGCAGCATTGCGTATGCATTATAGGAACTCCCAATATTGCTGCGGACAAATATGCTTCCGCGCTGAGTAGACAAGGCCATGTCAATCTCAAAAGCCAGAACACTCTTAAAGACAGCCTAGCGCCGTATTTCAGGCATATTTTTTTATTTTCCATGAATGACGAAGTGGTGCATACAGGCTTCGCACCTATGGCCCACTTTCTCTTCGCCATGTGCGTCGAGAAATGCTGA
- a CDS encoding TIGR04372 family glycosyltransferase translates to MNIYDRYYAVFRQLRYIMMNIMCYLGKLAYYIQMFSIMARSLFFVWFNFSGEAFIAVFGVGKKKYLERYLRLRRYNTANSKQLYTHIRSVMDTKTPPGKDCSSGFSIIDCDYKCFFKKPLFVVRCRCSHCGNIFSFAELSDFVPYMEDIASFACPCCAAALIWRSKEVRSRLWDIFEKVKFPHLSQSPHLSQDTQREPSRVQHTLMLAQSLLPLAKIRFGSCYPNAGHLVMDVARLYNGKKHRLYEPSLDFYTYDHGAYTNRYITYLWDRVFLHTNFDEDMRVVLSPRVVDYTRRLPYSSPNYVQYHGFEISHPDIFSLPWKFIAEERILAKKKLIDMGIPAGAKIACLLGRDEAYMKSFNAPATYIMQYRNSDINTYKNAAEYLVSQGWYVLRMGFVTGKAIEWENERIIDYANRYRDPFLDVYIFYHCNLCITTGTGLDIIPQLRHIPTVFVNYFYAQHCNPAYGPSVLISKHFILRGRELSFEEYVSDKYALAEKARILISPNAVPPLKKRGSRSSTIRLKKFLTP, encoded by the coding sequence GTGAATATATACGACAGATATTATGCTGTTTTCCGGCAACTAAGGTACATTATGATGAATATTATGTGCTATCTGGGGAAATTAGCATACTATATTCAGATGTTTTCTATTATGGCACGATCACTTTTCTTTGTTTGGTTCAATTTCTCAGGTGAAGCATTTATTGCTGTTTTTGGGGTCGGCAAAAAAAAATATCTCGAGCGCTACTTGCGGCTACGCCGGTATAACACGGCTAACTCCAAGCAGTTATATACACATATACGTAGCGTTATGGACACAAAAACGCCTCCAGGCAAGGACTGCTCCAGCGGATTTTCCATAATAGATTGCGATTATAAATGTTTTTTCAAAAAACCTCTCTTTGTTGTGAGGTGTCGCTGTTCGCACTGCGGAAATATTTTCTCCTTCGCCGAATTAAGCGATTTTGTCCCGTATATGGAAGATATTGCAAGCTTCGCATGTCCGTGTTGCGCTGCCGCTCTCATCTGGAGAAGTAAGGAGGTACGCTCAAGATTATGGGATATTTTTGAAAAAGTAAAATTCCCGCACTTGTCGCAGAGCCCGCACTTATCGCAAGACACTCAGAGAGAGCCTTCACGAGTTCAGCACACTTTGATGCTGGCGCAAAGCTTATTGCCCTTGGCAAAAATTCGATTCGGCTCATGTTATCCCAATGCAGGCCATCTTGTTATGGATGTGGCCAGGCTCTATAACGGAAAAAAACATAGGCTGTATGAGCCGTCTTTAGATTTTTACACATATGATCATGGGGCATATACCAATAGATATATCACCTATTTATGGGATAGAGTATTTTTGCATACAAATTTCGACGAAGATATGCGCGTTGTTCTCTCTCCACGTGTTGTCGATTATACACGGAGATTACCGTATTCATCTCCCAATTATGTCCAATATCATGGCTTTGAGATCTCACATCCCGATATTTTTTCTCTACCTTGGAAGTTTATTGCTGAAGAGCGTATCCTCGCCAAAAAGAAACTTATAGACATGGGAATTCCCGCAGGCGCTAAAATAGCCTGTCTTTTGGGTCGCGATGAGGCATACATGAAATCGTTCAATGCCCCTGCAACTTACATTATGCAATATCGAAACTCAGACATAAATACATATAAAAATGCCGCTGAATATCTGGTATCGCAAGGGTGGTATGTCCTTCGGATGGGTTTCGTTACCGGCAAAGCAATAGAATGGGAAAATGAAAGAATCATAGACTATGCAAATCGATACAGAGACCCGTTTTTGGATGTATATATTTTTTATCATTGTAATTTATGCATAACTACAGGAACAGGCCTGGATATTATTCCCCAACTACGCCACATCCCCACTGTTTTTGTAAATTATTTTTATGCACAGCATTGCAATCCTGCATATGGCCCGTCTGTGCTCATCAGCAAACATTTTATTTTGAGAGGGAGAGAGCTTTCTTTTGAAGAATATGTTTCAGATAAGTATGCACTGGCGGAGAAAGCTCGTATCCTCATTTCCCCAAATGCCGTCCCCCCCTTGAAAAAGAGGGGATCCAGATCATCGACAATTCGCCTGAAGAAATTCTTGACGCCGTGA
- a CDS encoding transketolase family protein encodes MRRTALQCVLEMARADDRVCFIGSDLGAGVMDAFGCEMPQRLFREGVSEQHVMGMAGGLALEGKIVYINTLATFITRRCLEQIMLDLALYKAKVRFIGSGGGLVYAPLGPTHVTTDDMALMRCIPHMTVLAPCDAQEMRRFMPLTLEHDGPVYIRLAKGGDAIVSREEPVAIGKGLLFGDGDDALLVTTGIGLQICLEASNLLKTQDVQTTVVHMPTVKPLDAQCLRQQATRCPVVVTVEEHGILGGLGTAVAEVLVEADLPRMPRFRRIGFPDAFVGHYGSQNEHLASHGLTASGIADMVTRLRNKRL; translated from the coding sequence ATGAGGCGCACGGCATTACAATGCGTATTGGAGATGGCGCGGGCCGACGACCGCGTCTGTTTCATCGGCTCCGACTTGGGCGCTGGCGTCATGGATGCATTCGGGTGTGAAATGCCGCAACGTCTCTTTCGCGAAGGCGTGAGCGAGCAGCATGTCATGGGCATGGCGGGCGGTTTGGCCCTTGAAGGTAAAATTGTCTATATAAATACGTTGGCGACCTTCATCACTCGGCGTTGCCTTGAACAGATCATGCTCGATCTGGCCTTGTACAAGGCCAAAGTACGCTTCATCGGCAGCGGAGGCGGCCTTGTTTATGCGCCTCTTGGGCCCACGCATGTGACCACCGACGACATGGCGCTCATGCGCTGCATTCCCCACATGACTGTGCTCGCGCCGTGCGACGCCCAGGAAATGCGGCGGTTCATGCCGCTTACCCTGGAGCACGACGGCCCTGTCTACATTCGTCTGGCCAAGGGCGGCGATGCTATTGTGAGCCGGGAGGAGCCGGTGGCCATTGGAAAGGGTCTTCTTTTTGGCGACGGCGACGACGCCCTGCTGGTAACCACGGGCATCGGCCTGCAGATCTGCTTGGAAGCATCAAACCTGCTGAAAACACAGGATGTGCAGACAACCGTAGTGCACATGCCCACAGTAAAGCCGCTGGATGCGCAATGCCTGCGGCAACAGGCGACGCGTTGCCCTGTCGTGGTCACGGTTGAGGAACACGGCATCCTTGGGGGTCTCGGCACGGCCGTAGCCGAAGTATTGGTCGAAGCCGACCTGCCGCGCATGCCGCGTTTCCGCCGCATAGGCTTCCCCGACGCATTTGTGGGGCACTACGGCAGCCAGAACGAACATCTGGCCTCGCACGGCCTGACGGCCTCGGGCATCGCCGACATGGTGACTCGATTACGGAACAAGAGACTGTAA
- a CDS encoding transketolase: protein MTTPLPSRAPLDERGIALRRQMLHTLWQAGRGHLPSAFSLTEILRVLYDNVLHVRPQEPWWSQRDRCILSKGHGCLALYAILADKGFFPQEDMQTFCRFDAHLGGHPERGHTPGVEASTGSLGHGPSLAVGMALALRMDNKDARVFAICGDGETNEGSVWEAMLSAAKHKLDRLTVIIDHNKLQSWGTVDEILPLAPYADKWRAFGASVAEVDGHNVSELQRVFAALPLDKDRPSVIIAHTVKGRGISTIENNPGWHHKTRVSDAEYQDLLQALEQQS from the coding sequence ATGACGACACCATTGCCTTCTCGTGCTCCCCTCGACGAGCGCGGCATTGCACTGCGCAGACAAATGCTGCATACGCTGTGGCAGGCGGGACGCGGGCATTTGCCTTCCGCCTTTTCTCTCACCGAAATCTTGCGTGTGCTCTATGACAATGTGCTGCATGTGCGCCCGCAGGAACCTTGGTGGTCGCAACGGGATCGCTGCATCCTCTCCAAGGGACATGGCTGTCTTGCCTTGTATGCTATTCTGGCGGACAAAGGTTTTTTCCCTCAGGAAGACATGCAGACCTTTTGTCGGTTTGACGCACACCTTGGCGGCCACCCTGAACGCGGCCATACGCCGGGCGTGGAAGCCAGCACCGGAAGCCTTGGCCACGGTCCTTCGCTGGCCGTGGGGATGGCTCTTGCATTGCGTATGGATAACAAGGACGCGCGCGTATTCGCCATTTGCGGCGATGGAGAAACCAACGAGGGATCCGTCTGGGAAGCCATGCTTTCAGCAGCTAAGCACAAATTGGATCGCCTGACCGTGATCATTGACCACAACAAGCTTCAGTCTTGGGGCACTGTGGATGAAATCCTCCCTCTTGCCCCTTACGCCGACAAATGGCGTGCGTTCGGGGCCAGCGTGGCCGAGGTGGATGGACATAACGTTTCGGAGTTGCAACGCGTGTTCGCGGCTTTGCCTCTGGACAAGGACAGGCCTTCTGTCATTATCGCCCATACCGTCAAGGGACGCGGCATAAGCACCATAGAGAACAATCCGGGCTGGCATCACAAAACCAGGGTTTCTGATGCCGAATATCAGGATCTTCTGCAAGCGCTGGAGCAGCAGTCATGA
- a CDS encoding aminoglycoside phosphotransferase family protein: MRIGLDLDNTLVCYDTLFYRLALERGLIDATCPPRKRDIRDAVRREAGDAAWQALQGDVYGPRMCDAVFFSGVPEALRLWRTAGHELCIVSHKTRFSSVEKFDLHSAALDFLRASALLRQGLLHERDIYFCRTRDEKIDRIANLRCHVFVDDLPEIFLHPAFPRDTRQWFFAPRDKESVPQALTFSAWEDIQGFDPAFENSLFQGAGAFPQRLHRLGGGRNSRVWAVELPQGTVVLKAYHRSLSDQRHRLEHEHGAFDLLHEYHIHDTPRTLHVDTDLGVAVYSHIQGQPYAPNTAGEKVVQPFVALTARLHMLARALPTERAASIPWATDACKSLTIWEQCVEDRLERLLTRPRQNERDEEMADFVTKVVSPAWRRHRDKARDVYARLQRDPVAVLAEHERTLSPSDMGFHNALRKPDGSLAFVDFEYFGWDDPTKLLSDFVLHPGMHLTENQQHFFIDTLLERFAMPDLEERLQAMRPLFATAWCCILLNEFLKDGTRNFILPQKERARLCSLQLARARDFFNQHMETTP, translated from the coding sequence ATGCGCATCGGACTTGACCTGGATAACACGCTCGTATGCTACGATACGCTTTTTTACCGGCTGGCGCTTGAACGAGGGCTCATCGACGCCACCTGTCCTCCGCGCAAGCGGGACATCCGTGATGCCGTGCGCCGGGAGGCGGGTGATGCGGCGTGGCAGGCATTGCAGGGCGACGTCTATGGTCCGCGCATGTGCGACGCTGTTTTTTTCAGCGGCGTGCCGGAAGCTTTACGCCTGTGGCGTACTGCGGGCCATGAGCTGTGCATCGTGAGCCACAAAACCCGCTTTTCCAGTGTGGAAAAATTTGATTTGCATTCAGCGGCCCTCGACTTTCTGCGTGCATCAGCCCTGTTGCGCCAGGGCTTGCTGCACGAGCGTGACATATATTTTTGCCGGACGCGCGACGAAAAAATCGACCGCATCGCGAACTTGCGCTGCCACGTCTTTGTGGATGATCTGCCGGAAATTTTTTTACATCCCGCGTTTCCGAGGGATACGCGCCAATGGTTTTTTGCGCCGCGTGATAAGGAATCTGTGCCCCAGGCCCTGACGTTCAGCGCCTGGGAGGACATACAGGGCTTCGATCCAGCTTTTGAAAACTCACTGTTTCAGGGGGCAGGCGCGTTTCCGCAACGGCTGCACCGTCTCGGCGGCGGCAGGAACAGCAGGGTCTGGGCAGTGGAGCTGCCCCAGGGCACTGTGGTGCTCAAGGCCTATCACCGTTCTCTTTCCGACCAGCGGCACAGGCTGGAACACGAACACGGCGCTTTTGATTTGCTGCATGAATACCATATTCACGACACGCCGCGCACGCTGCATGTGGACACTGATCTTGGCGTGGCCGTATACAGCCATATACAAGGCCAGCCATACGCTCCCAATACCGCCGGAGAGAAGGTCGTGCAGCCCTTTGTGGCGCTGACGGCCCGACTGCATATGCTGGCGCGGGCATTGCCCACAGAACGGGCGGCGAGCATTCCTTGGGCCACCGATGCATGCAAAAGTCTGACAATCTGGGAACAATGCGTAGAAGATCGCCTGGAACGCCTGCTCACCCGGCCACGGCAAAACGAACGCGATGAAGAAATGGCGGATTTCGTCACAAAGGTCGTCTCTCCTGCCTGGCGGAGGCATCGGGACAAGGCGCGCGACGTATACGCCCGTCTGCAGCGCGATCCGGTCGCTGTGCTGGCCGAGCACGAACGTACGCTCAGTCCTTCCGACATGGGCTTTCATAATGCTCTGCGTAAACCCGACGGTTCGTTGGCGTTTGTGGATTTTGAGTATTTCGGCTGGGATGACCCGACTAAACTTCTGTCGGACTTTGTGTTGCATCCCGGCATGCACCTGACGGAAAACCAGCAGCATTTCTTTATTGATACGCTGCTGGAGCGCTTTGCCATGCCGGATCTGGAGGAACGCCTGCAGGCCATGCGGCCGCTTTTTGCCACGGCATGGTGTTGCATATTACTCAATGAATTTTTAAAGGACGGCACCCGTAACTTCATCCTGCCTCAGAAAGAACGTGCACGGCTCTGCTCTCTGCAACTGGCACGGGCGCGGGATTTCTTTAACCAACATATGGAAACGACTCCATGA
- a CDS encoding radical SAM protein, with translation MSDMQQYRIDSHKLHLHPQRVSRWLEGETVAPIYLEVSPSGSCNHRCRFCGMDFMGYKTRFLPTDIFSQRLAELGQLGVRAIMYAGEGEPFLHREMSQLAKNTKAAGIDVAFTTNGVLLRPEVAREVLPVTTWIKVSCNAGTPHTYAHVHGTKHEDFERVMANIAVALRLREDLRSTCTLGFQMLLLPENRQDAVPLAQRVRDLGADYLVIKPYAVHRLSLRTEYRELTYGDCSALAQELSALNTPRFKVIFRHETLRRREHPIHAHHRCLALPFWGYVDASGMLWGCLRHIGEEKFAYGNLCETDAAEVLHGRRRQENMAWCEEHLDIEECHVACRMETVNDYLWELKQPATHVNFI, from the coding sequence ATGAGTGACATGCAGCAATACCGCATTGACAGCCATAAACTGCATCTGCATCCCCAAAGGGTGAGCCGATGGCTTGAAGGTGAGACCGTTGCTCCTATTTACCTGGAAGTGAGTCCCTCTGGCTCCTGCAACCACCGCTGCCGCTTCTGCGGCATGGATTTCATGGGCTATAAGACACGTTTTCTGCCCACGGATATTTTTTCGCAGCGCCTTGCCGAACTGGGACAGCTGGGTGTCAGGGCCATCATGTATGCCGGGGAGGGCGAACCCTTCCTACACAGAGAAATGTCTCAGCTGGCAAAGAATACCAAGGCCGCTGGCATAGACGTGGCCTTTACCACCAATGGTGTGCTGCTGCGTCCCGAAGTGGCTCGCGAGGTGCTGCCTGTAACGACATGGATCAAGGTAAGCTGCAATGCGGGCACGCCGCATACTTACGCTCATGTGCACGGTACAAAACACGAAGATTTTGAACGGGTCATGGCCAACATCGCCGTGGCGTTGCGCTTGCGGGAAGACCTGCGCAGCACATGCACGCTGGGCTTCCAGATGCTGCTTTTGCCGGAAAACCGGCAAGATGCCGTGCCCCTCGCGCAACGGGTGCGCGATCTTGGAGCCGACTATCTTGTCATCAAGCCCTACGCCGTGCACCGCCTGAGCCTGCGCACCGAATACCGCGAGCTAACCTATGGGGATTGTTCAGCTTTGGCCCAGGAACTTTCGGCCCTGAATACGCCGCGATTCAAGGTCATCTTTCGACATGAGACCTTGCGCCGTCGCGAGCACCCTATCCACGCCCATCATCGCTGTCTGGCGCTCCCATTCTGGGGTTATGTAGACGCCTCCGGCATGCTCTGGGGCTGTCTCCGCCATATCGGTGAAGAGAAATTCGCCTACGGCAATCTGTGTGAAACTGACGCGGCCGAGGTACTGCACGGCAGACGGCGACAGGAAAATATGGCTTGGTGCGAGGAACATCTGGACATTGAGGAATGCCATGTGGCGTGTCGCATGGAGACCGTCAACGACTATTTATGGGAACTGAAACAGCCCGCAACGCATGTGAATTTCATTTAG
- a CDS encoding PfkB family carbohydrate kinase: MSPNAKISSLELLATRLAELRELGKRIILCHGVFDLLHIGHIRYLRQAKDLGDVLVVTLTPDRFVDKGPHRPAFSETLRAEALASLDCVDFVAVNMWSTAEETLRLLRPNIYAKGAEFKNLEDTTGKIQREAAVAEAAGVEIVFVEDIVFSSSTLINRYFSTFSTDCRDYLELLRKRFSIADIQDSLSSFGGITALVVGDTILDEYVYCSGLGASSKDPVLALLCKSRELYAGGAAAVANHVAQHVERVIFCTVVGDDGKEDFIRSHLAPNVEMHAVVRPTTPTLRKERMVEGYSLQKLLELYHMDRTPLSEAQEKELAERVKTAMSRAEMVIAADFGHGCITESLVSTLCAGPLFLAVNTQANAGNRGYHTIGRYGRADFVSLASHEITLQYRNSNMHLREMMEDLAARLHVRQLVVTEGRNGCAALSEKGFIRAPSFTSSVVDRVGAGDALFSVAALAAYRNLPLELIPFLGNIAGSLAVEIVGNARAVSNTAMQRYLTALMK; the protein is encoded by the coding sequence ATGTCTCCCAACGCAAAAATATCTTCTCTGGAATTACTGGCTACACGCCTTGCAGAACTCCGGGAGCTGGGCAAACGTATCATACTTTGCCACGGTGTCTTTGATCTTCTGCACATCGGACACATACGCTATCTGCGGCAGGCAAAAGACTTGGGCGACGTGCTTGTGGTCACGCTCACTCCGGATCGCTTTGTGGACAAAGGGCCTCACAGGCCGGCCTTCAGCGAAACATTGCGTGCGGAAGCCCTAGCTTCTCTGGACTGTGTTGATTTTGTGGCCGTTAACATGTGGTCCACAGCAGAAGAAACATTGCGTCTGCTACGCCCAAACATTTATGCCAAGGGCGCGGAGTTCAAAAACCTTGAGGATACGACGGGCAAAATCCAACGCGAAGCGGCAGTAGCGGAAGCGGCGGGCGTGGAAATCGTGTTTGTGGAAGATATCGTTTTTTCCTCGTCAACTCTGATAAACCGCTATTTTTCGACATTCTCCACTGACTGCCGCGACTACCTGGAGCTTCTGCGCAAGCGTTTTTCCATCGCAGACATCCAAGACAGCCTGAGTTCCTTCGGCGGTATAACGGCGCTGGTTGTAGGGGACACCATTCTGGATGAATACGTCTACTGCTCCGGCCTGGGCGCATCCTCCAAGGATCCCGTGCTTGCGCTATTGTGCAAATCACGTGAACTGTATGCCGGAGGCGCGGCGGCAGTGGCCAATCATGTGGCCCAGCACGTAGAGAGAGTTATTTTTTGCACGGTGGTGGGCGATGACGGCAAGGAAGACTTTATCCGCAGCCACCTTGCCCCCAATGTGGAAATGCATGCCGTGGTCCGTCCCACAACACCCACCCTACGCAAAGAGCGGATGGTTGAGGGATATAGCTTGCAAAAGTTGCTGGAACTCTATCACATGGACCGTACCCCTTTGTCGGAAGCTCAAGAAAAGGAGCTCGCAGAGCGTGTAAAAACGGCTATGTCCCGCGCAGAAATGGTAATTGCCGCTGACTTCGGCCATGGCTGCATCACAGAATCGCTGGTGAGCACGCTGTGCGCCGGACCGCTTTTTTTAGCCGTCAACACGCAAGCCAATGCGGGAAACAGGGGATACCATACTATCGGACGCTATGGCCGGGCGGATTTCGTATCCCTGGCTTCGCATGAAATCACGCTGCAATACCGCAACAGCAACATGCATTTGCGTGAGATGATGGAAGATTTGGCCGCCCGCCTCCATGTACGTCAACTTGTGGTTACCGAAGGACGCAATGGCTGCGCAGCGTTGAGTGAAAAAGGGTTCATCCGTGCGCCCTCTTTCACCTCCTCGGTCGTGGATCGCGTGGGCGCGGGGGACGCTCTTTTTTCTGTGGCCGCTCTAGCCGCATACAGGAACCTGCCGCTGGAATTGATACCCTTTTTGGGCAATATCGCCGGTTCGCTGGCGGTAGAAATCGTGGGTAACGCGCGAGCAGTAAGCAACACTGCCATGCAGCGCTATCTTACAGCATTGATGAAGTAA
- a CDS encoding SIS domain-containing protein gives MSAYCNGVVKYEQRWQDFMYLLNRTLADVSFRDASGAELDQEEGFAVWTTNGYALKKNGACLYFAGNGASASMSSHFAADINKNADIHTQVFTDLALVTAIGNDIGYSEVYAYPLRRRAIAGDMLVTISSSGNSPNILKVIDAARELNLYVVTLSAMDGENACRQRGHLNVYVPAMTYGMAESAHTAILHYWTDLLVALASQA, from the coding sequence ATGAGCGCATATTGTAATGGTGTAGTCAAATACGAGCAACGGTGGCAGGACTTTATGTACCTCCTCAACCGAACCTTGGCCGATGTATCTTTTCGCGATGCGTCCGGAGCGGAGCTGGATCAGGAGGAAGGTTTTGCCGTGTGGACAACAAACGGTTATGCCCTCAAAAAAAATGGGGCCTGTCTCTATTTTGCGGGCAACGGGGCCAGCGCTTCTATGAGCAGCCATTTTGCCGCTGATATCAACAAAAACGCCGATATTCACACCCAAGTATTTACAGATTTGGCCTTGGTCACCGCCATAGGCAACGATATCGGCTACAGCGAAGTATACGCATATCCCCTGCGCCGTCGCGCCATCGCAGGCGATATGCTTGTTACCATTTCAAGTTCGGGTAATTCCCCCAATATCCTCAAGGTGATTGACGCCGCGCGTGAGCTGAACTTGTATGTAGTTACGCTTTCGGCCATGGACGGCGAAAACGCATGCCGCCAACGGGGACATCTCAACGTCTATGTCCCCGCTATGACATATGGCATGGCAGAAAGCGCACACACCGCTATTTTGCACTACTGGACGGATTTGCTGGTCGCCCTCGCGTCGCAAGCATAG
- the ltnD gene encoding L-threonate dehydrogenase, whose protein sequence is MSQQTYAVIGLGAMGMGLAQSLLRAGLKTVGCDVNPAALASFAEAGGQTSADPAAAAAMADVLFLVVVNAAQMEDVLFGHGKATQAMKPGALVVGCSTVKPDFARNMEQRLADFGQLYLDAPISGGPVKAAAGQMTVMASGAPKAFAKAETALRDAVGTVYRLGDKAGMGSAMKVVNQLLAGVHIAVAAETMALGLPAEDIYTVITNAAGNSWMFENRMAHVLAGDYTPLSAVNIFVKDLGIVSETTREQEMPAPLAAAALQQFVTARAQGLGQEDDAAVIKIFPGIELPQKS, encoded by the coding sequence ATGTCGCAACAGACATACGCGGTCATCGGTCTGGGAGCCATGGGCATGGGTTTGGCGCAGTCGCTGCTGCGCGCGGGCCTGAAAACCGTGGGCTGCGACGTCAACCCGGCGGCTCTGGCGTCTTTTGCCGAAGCGGGCGGTCAGACGTCCGCCGACCCGGCGGCAGCCGCAGCCATGGCGGACGTACTTTTTCTGGTGGTGGTCAACGCCGCCCAGATGGAGGACGTGCTTTTCGGTCATGGCAAGGCCACGCAGGCGATGAAGCCGGGCGCTCTCGTGGTGGGGTGCAGCACGGTGAAGCCGGACTTCGCCCGGAACATGGAACAACGCCTGGCCGACTTCGGCCAGCTCTATCTGGACGCGCCCATTTCCGGCGGCCCGGTCAAAGCCGCCGCCGGTCAGATGACCGTCATGGCCTCAGGCGCGCCCAAGGCCTTCGCCAAGGCCGAAACCGCGTTGCGGGACGCGGTGGGCACTGTATACCGCCTGGGCGACAAGGCGGGCATGGGTTCAGCCATGAAGGTGGTCAATCAACTGCTGGCCGGAGTGCATATCGCCGTGGCCGCCGAAACCATGGCCCTGGGGCTGCCGGCCGAGGACATCTACACGGTCATCACCAACGCGGCAGGCAATTCCTGGATGTTTGAAAACCGCATGGCCCATGTGCTTGCAGGTGATTACACGCCTCTGAGCGCGGTGAACATCTTCGTCAAGGACCTGGGCATCGTCAGCGAAACCACGCGGGAGCAGGAAATGCCCGCCCCCCTAGCCGCGGCCGCGCTGCAACAGTTCGTTACGGCCCGGGCACAGGGCCTCGGCCAAGAAGACGATGCGGCGGTAATCAAAATCTTTCCCGGCATTGAGCTGCCGCAAAAATCCTAA